The stretch of DNA CCAGAAAGACCAGAATCTGTCGTTCCTTAAGATAGGCGCGGATGCATTCCAGCGGGCAGCCCACCTTTTCCGCTGCCGTGCGGTTGGCGGGTAGGTCTTCCGACAGCCTGCGCTCTATGTTCTGCGCACCCTGCAGAATGGCCCCCAGCGGGTTGTTTATCTCGTGCGCCATGCCCGCAGCGAGTCCGCCCACGGACATCATCTTTTCCGTCTGCACCATCATTTCTTCCATACGCACGCGGCGGGTCACGTCGTCCACACGCAGCACCACGCCCTGCATGCCGTTGCTGGCGAGGGGATAGATGAGCACATCGTGGTATTGCACCATGTCGCCGTCGTTGGCGGCCTGTTTTTCCAGCAGCTTGGGGCTGCGTTCATCCTGCGCACGCATGATGTCTTCCAGATAGCCGGACAGTGGGGGATAGACCTGCGTGATGAGGCGTCCGCGCGCCTCTTCTTCGCGGAGTCCCATCCATTCTTCGGCAGCCTGATTCATGTGCGTGACCTGATAGGATTCGTTCAGCCCGATGATGATGGAGGGCATGGAGTCGATGATATTCTTGATGTACAGGCGGGTTTTTTTGAGGTCTGTTTCGCGGTTCTGCAGTTGCCTGACCATGTGGGTGAAGGTGCTGCGGAGCGATGCCAGTTCCTCAAAGGTGTCTGTGCGGTTCTCGTCTATGGAGAAATCGCCCCCGGCAAGGCGGCGCATGGAGGCGGTGAGTTCCGAGAAGGGGCGCAGGATGTTGCGGCGCATTTCTGCCCCCACCAGAACGGCGAAGACCGTGTAAAGCACGAGCAGGAAGAAGATGAACCATGAGAGGGAGCGCATGGTTTCTGCATAGACAGCCGATGAGGGGGTAGTGAAGATGAGTACCCACTGGATGGACGGAATGGAGGTGGCGGATGCGAGATATGACTGCCCGTGCAGATGGATGAAGATGCTTTCGCCGCCTATGCTGCCGGGACCGTAAAAGGGCAGGTTGCCTATGTTCTCCTGCTGCTGCATGACGCGTTTTTCCGGATGCGCCATGACCGTGCCCCACGCGTCTGTGAGGATGACGGTTTCGCCCTTGGAGGGCTGGAGCCCCGCTATGTGCAACTGTATGTCGTTAAGCTTGAGTGCGCCCACGAGGAGTCTACCGTCACTCATTTTATGGGCGAGGTGCACCACCATGCCCTTGCCGTCTTCCAGCGGGACCGGGCGTCCCTGCATCATGTTTTTGCCTTCCAGCATCTGGAGGGGGATGGCGAAATCTACATTGGAACGTCCGGTGGGAACGCTGGCGACAATGATGCGCTCTGCGTCTATGAGCAGCAGGCGGGAGAACCGCGGGTTTGCCTCCCACGCGCGCCGCAGGGACTGGGTGGACTGCTCCTGTGTTGCTCCGGGCAGCATTTCCAGTTCAAACCCCGTGTGGTGCAGTGTGGTCAGGGCACCTTCCACGTAGTTTTCCACGTATTTTGCCAGCGTGGCGGATATGGCCTCACTGCGTTTTTCGAATTCGCTCCGGGCGATGAAAAAAAAGAATGAACCGAGCACGGCCACCGAGATGACGCACAACAGGGTGCCCCACAGGAGCAGCCTGCTGCTTGTCAGCTGGACGAGGGAGGGGAGTTGTGCGCGGGATTCCTTCATTGGGCACTCGTCATGCTGCCGTTGCGGATGGTCAGGATGAGGGGGGGGCGCTGCACGTCGCCGTAGGGGTCTATCTCAAATTCGCTGATGATGCCGTTTTGCCTGCCCAGCGAGGTGAGCGCCTCCATGAGGCCCTGCCGCTTGCCGCCTGTCTTTTGCAGGGCGGCTGCAAGGGCCTGCATGGCCTCATAGCCGTAGGCGGCGGCGAAATTGGGTTCCCAGCCGAAACGCTGCTTGTATTGCTCGCGGAAGCGGACGTATTCCGGCCGCTGGCTGTTGGG from Desulfovibrio psychrotolerans encodes:
- a CDS encoding ATP-binding protein, which translates into the protein MKESRAQLPSLVQLTSSRLLLWGTLLCVISVAVLGSFFFFIARSEFEKRSEAISATLAKYVENYVEGALTTLHHTGFELEMLPGATQEQSTQSLRRAWEANPRFSRLLLIDAERIIVASVPTGRSNVDFAIPLQMLEGKNMMQGRPVPLEDGKGMVVHLAHKMSDGRLLVGALKLNDIQLHIAGLQPSKGETVILTDAWGTVMAHPEKRVMQQQENIGNLPFYGPGSIGGESIFIHLHGQSYLASATSIPSIQWVLIFTTPSSAVYAETMRSLSWFIFFLLVLYTVFAVLVGAEMRRNILRPFSELTASMRRLAGGDFSIDENRTDTFEELASLRSTFTHMVRQLQNRETDLKKTRLYIKNIIDSMPSIIIGLNESYQVTHMNQAAEEWMGLREEEARGRLITQVYPPLSGYLEDIMRAQDERSPKLLEKQAANDGDMVQYHDVLIYPLASNGMQGVVLRVDDVTRRVRMEEMMVQTEKMMSVGGLAAGMAHEINNPLGAILQGAQNIERRLSEDLPANRTAAEKVGCPLECIRAYLKERQILVFLEGIRESGTRAASIVANMLDFSRSSESRRSTVDMHKSLDRTVELAANDYDLKKRYDFRSIAIIRDYDPNLREIICSASEIEQVILNLLRNAAQAMQGKSYDQGGPCITIRTRQESQCIRIDVEDNGPGMSESVRKRVFEPFFTTKEIGVGTGLGLSVSYFIIKENHNGSFDVASTQGFGTRFTIRLPNDPTNITACALQE